TCATGACAGAGAAACTTGCCCAGGCTCCTACCTAAATGAAAGAAATACCCATAACCTGTAACACCATTGGTCATTTCAGAAACCATAACCATTAAGTCACAACATGTTGTAGCCATAGAAACAGGATCTATTTACATGGTTCATCCTTACCTCGTAGGTATAATTGGGGCAAGACACGAGGAAGAAGAGCCATGTGAATGGGTTCTTCGTCGGGCGAGGGAACTTTCTGCACTTGGGCCCACCTTCTGCCTTGAGGTTATTGAGGGCCACGTGAATGGAGAAATTACCAGCCTCACAAAGCTACAGTCAAAACACAACATCCCGTTTTAACATGCCTCAAAGTCATCTGTACTAATTATTTCTCGTGTTCATCACCCTCATCGGGTGTTTTGTCAACCAATACATACCACAAATATAGCCAGTGCGTAGTTCACCTGCATGTCCCCATACGCTGTGGAGAGACGTAAACCATTTGGTGAGCTGGATGTCTGGTTGAGAGAAGTGATGGTGTTATTATTCAGATATACCTGCGTATAAAGAGTTGAGGAGGGGGCTGTATGTCTGGTTGAGAgaagtgatagtgttattattCAGATATACCTGCGTATAAAGAGTTGAGGAGGGGGCTGTATGTCTGGTTGAGAgaagtgatagtgttattattCAGATATACCTGCGTATAAAGAGTTGAGGAGGGGGCTGTATGTCTGGTTGAGAgaagtgatagtgttattattCAGATATACCTGCGTATAAAGAGTTGAGGAGGGGCTGTATGTCTGGTTGAGAGAAGTGATGGTGTTATTATTCAGATATACCTGCGTATAAAGAGTTGAGGAGGGGGCTGGATGTCTGGTTGAGTgaagtgatagtgttattattCAGATATACCTGCGTATAAAGAGTTGAGGAGGGGGCTGTATGTCTGGTTGAGAgaagtgatagtgttattattCAGATATACCTGCGTATAAAGAGTTGAGGAGGGGGCTGTATGTCTGGTTGAGAgaagtgatagtgttattattCAGATATACCTGCGTATAAAGAGTTGAGGAGGGGGCTGTATGTCTGGTTGAGAgaagtgatagtgttattattCAGATATACCTGCGTATAAAGAGTTGAGGAGGGGGCTGTATGTCTGGTTGAGAgaagtgatagtgttattattCAGATATACCTGCGTATAAAGAGTTGAGGAGGGGGCTGTATGTCTGGTTGAGAGAAGTGATGGTGTTATTATTCAGATATACCTGCGTATAAAGAGTTGAGGAGGGGGCTGGATGTCTGGTTGAGTgaagtgatagtgttattattCAGATATACCTGCGTATAAAGAGTTGAGGAGGGGGCTGGATGTCTTGTTGAGAgaagtgatagtgttattattCAGATATACCTGCGTATAAAGAGTTGAGGAGGGGGCTGTATGTCTGGTTGAGAGAAGTGATGGTGTTATTATTCAGATATACCTGCGTATAAAGAGTTGAGGAGGGGGCTGTATGTCTTGTTGAGGCACTGAGTGGTCGGTTTGAATGATGGAGGACTTACATGGAGGCGTGTACAGTGGATGGTTGATGTAGAAGGCCACCCACGCAGAGAAGGTCCAgtaatacacacagctctgacagagagagagaccagtaatacacacagctctgacagagagagagacaccagtaatacacacagctctgacagagagagagacaccagtaatacacacagctctgacagagagagagagaccagtaatacacacagctctgacagagagagagacaccagtaatacacacagctctgacagagagagagggagacaccagtaatacacacagctctgacagagagagagacaccagtaatacacacagctctgacagagagagagacaccagtaatacacacagctctgacagagagagagaaacaccagtaatacacacagctctgacagagagagagacaccagtaatacacacagctctgacagagagagagaaacaccagtaatacacacagctctgatagagagagagacaccagtaatacacacagctctgacagagagagagacaccagtaatacacacagctctgacagagagagagacaccagtaatacacacagctctgacagagagagagacaccagtaatacacacagctctgacagagagagagacaccagtaatacacacagctctgatagagagagaaacaccagtaatacacacagctctgacagagagagagaaacaccagtaatacacacagctctgatagagagagagacaccagtaatacacacagctctgatagagagagagacaccagtaatacacacagctctgacagagagagagacacaccagtaatacacacagctctgacagagagagagacaccagtaatacacacagctctgacagagagagagacaccagtaatacacacagctctgacagagagagacacaccagtaatacacacagctctgacagagagagagacaccagtaatacacacagctctgacagagagggaggaaaacaccagtaatacacacagctctgacaaagAGAGAAACACCAgtaatacacacagctctgacagagagagagacaccagtaatacacacagctctgatagagagagagacaccagtaatacacacatctctgatagagagagagacaccagtaatacacacagctctgacagagagagagacaccagtaatacacacagctctgacagagagacaccagtaatacacacagctctgacagagagagagaaacaccagtaatacacacagctctgacagagagagagaaacaccagtaatacacacagctctgacagagagacaccagtaatacacacagctctgacagagagagagaaacaccagtaatacacacagctctgacagagagagagaaacaccagtaatacacacagctctgacagagagagaaactccagtaatacacacagctctgacagagagagagggagacaccagtaatacacacagctctgacagagagagaaacaccagtaatacacacagctctgacagagagagagaaacaccagtaatacacacagctctgacagagagagggagacaccagtaatacacacagctctgacagagagggagacaccagtaatacacacagctctgacagagagagagaaacaccagtaatacacacatctctgacagagagagagaaacaccagtaatacacacagctctgacagagagagagaaacaccagtaatacacacagctctgacagagagagagacaccagtaatacacacagctctgacagagagagggagacaccagtaatacacacagctctgacagagagagagaaacaccagtaatacacacagctctgacagagagagagacaccagtaatacacacagctctgacagagagagagacaccagtaatatacacagctctgacagagagagagacaccagtaatacacacagctctgacagagagagagacaccagtaatacacacagctctgacagagagagagacaccagtaatacacacagctctgacagagagagagaaacaccagtaatacacacagctctgacagagagagagggagacaccagtaatacacacatctctgacagagagagagaaacaccagtaatacacacagctctgacagagagagaaacaccagtaatacacacagctctgacagagagagagggagacaccagtaatacacacagctctgacagagagagaaacaccagtaatacacacagctctgacagagagagagaaacaccagtaatacacacagctctgacagagagagaaacaccagtaatacacacagctcagacagagagagggagacaccagtaatacacacagctctgacagagagagggagacaccagtaatacacacagctctgacagagagagagacaccagtaatacacacagctctgacagagagagagaaacaccagtaatacacacagctctgacagagagagacaccagtaatacacacagctctgacagagagagagaaacaccagtaatacacacagctctgacagagagagagaaacaccagtaatacacacatctctgacagagagagagaaacaccagtaatacacacagctctgacagagaaacaccagtaatacacacagctctgacagagagagagaaacaccagtaatacacacagctctgacagagagagagacaccagtaatacacacagctctgatagagagagagggagacaccagtaatacacacagctctgatagagagagagaaacaccagtaatacacacagctctgacagagagagagaaacaccagtaatacacacagctctgacagagagagagacaccagtaatacacacagctctgacagagagagagacaccagtaatacacacagctctgacagagagagagacaccagtaatacacacagctctgacagagagagagggagacaccagtaatacacacagctctgatagagagagagggagacaccagtaatacacacagctctgacagagagagagaaacaccagtaatacacacagctctgacagagagagagaaacaccagtaatacacacagctctgacagagagagagacaccagtaatacacacagctctgacagagagagagacaccagtaatacacacagctctgacagagagagagacaccagtaatacacacagctctgacagagaGGAAAACACCAGTAAATCACACTGTCAATTTGGTAGTGTTtctaaccttttatttaacttggcaagtcagttaagaacaaattcttattttacaatgacggcctacaccgggcCAAAACGTGGAaggtgctgggccaattgtgcagcgtcctatgggactctcagtcaacggccggttgtgatacagcctggattcaaaccagggtgtctgtagtgacgcctcaagcactgagatgcagtgctctttgaccactgtgatacagcctggaatctaaccagggtctgtagtgacgcctctagcactgagatgcagtgaccttagaccgctgtgccaatCGGGAGGCCAATAtattgtaaaaataaatattttgaatGAGATCCAGATGTACTGCAGATAATACTGCAGATAGTACTGCAGATAGTACTGCAGATAATACTTCAGATAGTACTGCAGATAGTACTGCAGATAGTACTGCAGATAATACTGCAGATAGTACTGCAGATAATACTGCATATAGTACTGCAGATGGTACTGCAGATAGTACTGCAGATAGTACTGCAGATAGTACTGCAGGTAGTACTGCAGGTCGTACTGCAGTAGTAGCAGTGTATTAAAAACCTTTGCTAGGACAAAGACAGAAGGtgactgtatgttttgtattgAGAATGTGAGGAGCAGTGGTTGTCATTGTCCATATACTGTAAATTATGACACAGATTTAAAGTAGCACTGTAAAGTACGCTAGTGATACTGTAAAATACATGGCTTCGAAGTAAAGTAGCCCACGTTGGAGCAGAGGAAGTCCGTACCCTGACTGTAGTCCTGAGAGGCACGGTGCCATAGGAGAACCGGTGCACAAAGACGGTCTCAATCAATCTCTTGATGTAGTGGCAGGTGTGACAAGCACAGGCTagtctgaaggagagagagagagataggtggagagagagagagagagagagagagagagagagagagagagagagagagagagagagagagaggaggagagagagagtggggagagagagagagagagagagagagagagagagagagagagagagcgagagagagagggagagagagacagcgaggtgggggagagagagaggtggggggaggggggggagagaggggtggggagagggagagagagagacagcgaggtgggggagagagagagagagacgagagggagcgagagaggggtggggagagggagagagcgagacagcgaggtggggggagagagaggtgggggagagagaggtggggagagagaaagagagcgagagagaggtggggagagagaaagagagcgagagagaggtggggagagagaaaggtggggggagagagagagaggggagagagaaagagagcgagagagaggtggggagagagagaaaggtggggggagagagagagaggggggagagagacagaggtggggggagagagacagaggtggggagagggagagagagagcgacaagaGAGGTGGGGAGCGATAGaaaggtgtggggagagagacagaggtggggagagggagaaaggtggcgggagagagagagagggagggggagagagacagaggtggggagagggagagagagagagggagggggagagagacagaggtggggagagggagagagagagagcgacaagagagagcgagagagaggtggagagagagagaaaggtggggggagagagacagaggtggggagagggagagaaagatagaggtggggagagggagagggagacaacgaagtggggggagagggagagagagacagcgaggtggggggagagagagatgtattgggagagagagagagaggtggggagatagaggtgtgagagagagagcgagaggtggggagagagagagtggtggggagagagagagaggtgcggagagagagagagaggggggggagggaggagtggggagagagagagagaggtggggagagagagagagagagtggggagagggagaaagagacagcgaggtgggggggagagagagatgtattgggagagagagatagagaggtgggggagagagaggtggagagagagagagagagagagaggtggagagagagagaggtggagagagagaggtgaggagagagagaggtggggagaaagagagagtgggggggtagAGATAGAAAAGTGAGGATGAGAGATGGGGACATTGGATGGaggcaaagaaagagagagacagactaatGTTAGATTGGATCTCATCTGAAGCCAATCAGTATGTTATTGGGTGACTGACTTACGTGACCACTGAGTTGGAGCTGGAGGTGAAGGCATCCTGCTGTGAGTAGATATAGGGAACTCGGAAATAGAACAGAAGGTAGATAAACAGGGGGCCGATGTACTCCGCCAAAAACACCTGCCAACAGCGGAAGAGGGTGTGTAAGATGTCCGATGTATTCGTTACACATGTCAAATTAACATGAAACCTGAACTCGATACCTGAAAGAAGAGGCTCTTGTCAAATGGTAAAGTCCATAAGAGTCCAAACGGGGCCTGCAGTTTGAATCGATAGTACTGTGTGTCACAGGCTCTTACCATTGTCCACCCGATCTGTGGACCCAGGTCCCTGAAATACATGGTTGCTGTGGTCCCAACTGGTAGGTTTTGTAATACATCGTCGTCCTTCAGTGATTTTCCTtctgaaaaatatatttaaaaaaaaaacaagatgtGAAAATAAAATGCAGTTTGGTTTTCCTGTTCAAACAGACCAATGAATTCATCTTCCATGTAAAATGCCATGGATTGTAAGAATACTTCTTACATGGATTTTTTTCTTAGAACCAATCAATGTTTCCTGTTCTCTTGTCCTATAAGCTCAAGGTGACCTTACTCTGTTTCGGTGGAGGAATAATTGAAAGTAATTTTAGTGTAAGCTCAACGGGGTAGATATTGACCCATTTATTTTCAGCTAAATGAGATTGCCTTTCTGCTTCAAGTAACAAGCTATATTAAAGAGATTTTCCGCTACTTTTGTATTCTTCTTTAGCCAGTAGTTTCGGAAAGTAGCACTCAATAGCCAAGGTCCCTGAAAAAAATGCATACTATGTCACatatgtgcagatatgtgcaccatGACAttgctctctctcagtctctgctgTGTGAGCCGTTGGGCCTAACGCTGCTCAGacctcttgctagctgtcactaaAATGCGGTGGCAGCCTAGCTGTTAAGAGCGTTGGGCGTTGTAACCGAAAGGTGAAAAATCAAAATCCAAATTATCCCAAAGGAGTTTGGtggggtttaggtcagggctctgtgcaggccagtcaagttcttccacaccaaactcgacaaaccatttctgtatggatctcgctttgtgcactggtgcattgtcatgctgaaacagggaagggccttccccaaactgttgccacaaagttggaagcacagaatcgtctagaatgtctttgtatgttgtagcgttaagatttcccttcaatggaactaaggggcctagcccaaaccatgaaaaacagccccagaccatttccTCCTCCACGAAAATGTGCAGTTGGCTCTATGCTTTGGGGCAGGAAGCGTTTTCCAGGCATTCGCCAAAcccagtaaggccattctactgccaatgtttgtctatggagattgcaaggCTGTGTGCTCgactttatacacctgtcagcaacgcgTGTGGCTGAAATAGGTGACAATAAACATCAACAACAAAGAAAAAATAGACTTCAGAAACATTTAGACGAACAGTACCAGTAGTCTAAACACATTATTCACTTACTGGGGTCGAGCTTGAGGTCCTGTCTGGCTGGATACAACTgttgatctgacacacacacgcagacacacacacacacacacagagtatagTTTCAGGTCTATAGTAGTAGTTCCTCACAACGGAGTAGACTTCAGCTGTAGTCTCACTGCCACCAACAAGTTCCAGGTGCGTGCTcggt
This window of the Oncorhynchus keta strain PuntledgeMale-10-30-2019 chromosome 4, Oket_V2, whole genome shotgun sequence genome carries:
- the LOC118369567 gene encoding very-long-chain enoyl-CoA reductase-like — encoded protein: MSRTTFFERNIRRTRNIRRITVEVLDGRTKQQLCFLDKVEPHVTIGDIKRLFHKSYQQLYPARQDLKLDPKGKSLKDDDVLQNLPVGTTATMYFRDLGPQIGWTMVFLAEYIGPLFIYLLFYFRVPYIYSQQDAFTSSSNSVVTLACACHTCHYIKRLIETVFVHRFSYGTVPLRTTVRSCVYYWTFSAWVAFYINHPLYTPPSYGDMQVNYALAIFVLCEAGNFSIHVALNNLKAEGGPKCRKFPRPTKNPFTWLFFLVSCPNYTYEVGAWASFSVMTQCLPVALFTFFGLIQMAIWANGKHKAYTREFKDYPHLRMPIIPLLL